The following are encoded together in the Penicillium digitatum chromosome 3, complete sequence genome:
- a CDS encoding Protein RER1, whose translation MNMDMNMPLGFSTSTQITILFRGWTTTTVTQYIFTLAFLFLLAIFNRFLGALKFQLEQSWSQHVASPPALLLAPVNSRHGIRKAKLSPLPDYIRVHGDENLEEETLLVLQKDNDTQSMSARHLKGDSPRKRTSLKRLLPSWKASGTWSLRKDGTRAVLECVRALIGYFLMLSVMTFNVGVFVAVILGILVGELLLGRFSQGTPGWQEGTCHG comes from the exons ATGAACATGGATATGAACATGCCTTTAGGATTCTCAACCTCCACCCAAATCACTATCCTCTTCAGAGGTTGGACAACCACAACCGTGACGCAATACATCTTCACCCTGgcctttcttttcctcctcgccaTCTTCAATCGCTTCCTCGGCGCTCTCAAATTCCAACTCGAACAATCCTGGTCCCAGCATGTCGCTTCCCCTCCAGCCCTGCTTCTCGCTCCAGTGAATTCACGACATGGCATCCGAAAAGCAAAGCTCAGTCCTCTCCCGGACTACATTCGCGTGCACGGGGATGAGAACCTTGAGGAAGAGACCTTACTAGTTTTACAGAAAGATAATGACACACAAAGCATGTCAGCGAGGCATCTGAAAGGTGATAGCCCTCGGAAGAGAACCTCACTGAAACGCTTGCTCCCGTCATGGAAGGCTAGTGGAACGTGGAGTCTCCGGAAAGACGGGACACGTGCGGTACTTGAGTGTGTGAGGGCTTTGATCGGATACTTCTT GATGCTCTCCGTGATGACATTCAAcgttggcgtcttcgtggcTGTGATCTTGGGCATCTTAGTGGGCGAACTACTTCTTGGGAGATTCTCTCAGGGAACACCCGGCTGGCAGGAAGGGACTTGTCATGGGTGA
- a CDS encoding Methyltransferase type 12, whose amino-acid sequence MDWTHVYIIGAAILVLALVSLVLLISSQQIKVTNTRAGPYLKFIWANFIKPHDKKAGGQQDALESFYKTQAAIYDATRRRLLYGREDMLGLVAAQLKYKINNKEVKAGKVVWVDVGGGTGYNIEAMATFLPVDKFFKHVYLVDLSPSLCEVARKRFERLGWKNVTVLCQDARSFHLPERDIDPRSTNATKDDVDLITMSYSLSMIPDYYSVVDSLTSRLKPTGMLGVCDFYVQSIVDVSCRNYTGGAFNRHVNWLGRVFWRAWFDFDRVSLEAARRDYLEYKFGTIISASERNYLLGGIPYYIFVGCPKEMASTPSSQSIEKLDASFTESPYLLPVNHMQEMENAVMRSTQEIRSKAYESAVINLSANLPLPSSFYQNHHYRIHYNDMLPKHTQFQNEYIYAFTWEDPRVDHRLLNIGKDDVILAITSAGDNILDYLQKSPRRVHAVDLNPNQNHLLELKVACYSALGHRDMWKIFGDGKHSQFRELLISKLSPHLSSQAFQYWLEHTHIFTSTSGHGLYETGGSRHAIRMVRWLFNFFGLQGEVRKLCEAQSIAEQREIWPRIRRVLMSRPLHWAIVSTEWFAWKAAGVPRNQRNMIVDDFFRRNGLTEDMKKGKDVSGQSIWEYVVNTLDPVVNETLISNDNYFYFLCIQGKFSRRCHPTYLSPQAHVRLSTPGAFDGLRIHTDEINEVINRITPGTLTIAVVMDSMDWFDPAEDSAPAQARTFNKALKMGGRILLRSASIDPWYIKHFEENGFSARRVGARFPGTCIDRVNMYASTWICTKSEELSRPSPDRKMSTLSLGDSAIMKGKMPSSVENLLI is encoded by the exons ATGGATTGGACGCATGTCTACATTATCGGGGCCGCCATTCTGGTGTTGGCCCTAGTCAGCCTGGTTCTTCTCATTTCCTCTCAACAGATCAAGGTCACCAACACTAGAGCTGGTCCTTACTTGAAGTTCATCTGGGCGAACTTCATCAAACCGCACGACAAGAAGGCCGGGGGTCAGCAGGATGCGTTGGAGAGCTTCTACAAGACACAG GCCGCAATTTACGATGCCACTCGTCGTCGCCTGCTCTATGGTCGCGAGGACATGCTTGGGCTTGTGGCGGCACAGCTGAAGTACAAAATTAACAACAAAGAAGTCAAGGCGGGAAAAGTTGTCTGGGTGGAC GTCGGTGGTGGTACTGG ATACAACATCGAAGCCATGGCCACCTTCCTTCCAGTGGATAAATTCTTCAAACACGTCTACTTAGTCGATCTCTCCCCGTCACTCTGCGAAGTTGCTCGGAAGCGCTTCGAGCGTCTTGGGTGGAAGAATGTCACCGTTCTCTGCCAGGATGCACGGTCTTTCCATCTGCCTGAAAGGGACATTGACCCCCGTTCTACAAATGCTACAAAGGATGATGTGGACTTGATAACTATGAGCTACAGTTTATCAATGATCCCGG ACTACTACAGCGTCGTGGACTCATTGACCTCCCGCTTGAAGCCAACTGGAATGCTGGGTGTGTGCGATTTTTACG TCCAAAGCATTGTGGACGTGTCTTGTCGCAACTATACTGGTGGCGCCTTCAACCGTCATGTCAACTGGCTCGGACGTGTATTCTGGAGAGCCTGGTTTGATTTTGACCGCGTCAGCCTTGAAGCTGCCCGTCGAGACTATCTGGAATACAAGTTTGGTACTATCATCTCCGCCAGTGAGAGAAATTATCTCCTTGGTGGTATTCCCTACTACATATTTGTTGGTTGCCCAAAGGAAATGGCATCTACTCCATCAAGTCAATCCATTGAAAAGCTGGATGCGTCTTTTACTGAGTCTCCTTACCTGCTTCCTGTCAATCACATGCAGGAGATGGAAAATGCAGTGATGAGAAGCACGCAAGAGATTCGTTCCAAGGCATACGAGTCTGCAGTGATTAATCTGAGTGCAAACCTGCCGCTTCCATCATCCTTTTACCAGAACCACCACTATCGTATCCATTACAACGATATGCTACCCAAACACACTCAATTTCAGAACGAGTATATCTATGCGTTCACATGGGAAGACCCGCGGGTGGACCACCGACTCCTTAACATCGGGAAAGACGACGTCATTCTGGCCATCACCAGCGCCGGCGACAACATTCTTGACTATCTACAAAAGAGCCCCCGCCGGGTGCACGCAGTGGACTTGAACCCTAATCAGAACCATCTTCTCGAGCTGAAGGTTGCCTGTTACTCAGCGTTGGGTCACCGGGATATGTGGAAAATCTTCGGTGATGGCAAGCATTCACAATTCCGTGAGCTGCTGATCTCTAAACTCAGCCCCCACTTATCCAGCCAGGCTTTCCAGTACTGGCTCGAGCACACACATATCTTCACCTCCACCTCTGGGCATGGTCTGTATGAGACCGGTGGATCTCGCCACGCCATTCGTATGGTGCGATGGCTCTTTAATTTCTTCGGACTCCAGGGCGAAGTTCGCAAGTTGTGTGAAGCACAGAGCATTGCAGAGCAGCGTGAAATTTGGCCTCGCATTCGGCGTGTGCTAATGAGCCGACCACTCCACTGGGCTATTGTGAGCACCGAGTGGTTCGCTTGGAAGGCCGCCGGAGTACCACGCAACCAGCGAAATATGATTGTCGATGACTTCTTCCGCCGTAACGGCTTGACTGAAGATATGAAAAAGGGCAAGGACGTCAGCGGCCAATCGATTTGGGAATATGTTGTCAATACGCTTGACCCTGTGGTCAACGAAACTCTGATCAGCAACGACAATTATTTCTACTTCCTTTGCATTCAGGGCAAATTCTCACGGAG ATGCCACCCCACCTATCTTTCTCCCCAGGCACATGTCAGGCTTTCTACGCCTGGTGCGTTTGATGGTCTTCGTATCCACACTGATGAGATCAACGAAGTCATCAATCGTATTACTCCAGGAACTCTGACTATCGCCGTC GTCATGGACTCGATGGACTGGTTTGATCCCGCAGAGGATTCAGCCCCTGCCCAAGCCCGCACTTTCAACAAAGCCTTGAAGATGGGTGGTCGCATTCTCCTCCGTTCCGCTAGTATCGATCCTTGGTACATCAAGCACTTTGAAGAGAACGGCTTCTCTGCTCGTCGCGTCGGAGCTCGTTTCCCAGGTACATGTATTGACCG GGTGAATATGTACGCATCGACCTGGATCTGTACTAAATCAGAGGAACTATCCCGCCCCAGTCCAGACCGCAAAATGTCGACCCTCTCATTGGGGGACAGCGCTATAATGAAAGGCAAGATGCCGAGCAGCGTGGAGAATCTTTTGATTTGA